From one Idiomarina sp. X4 genomic stretch:
- the argE gene encoding acetylornithine deacetylase yields the protein MTAQALPSFFSMYQQLIALPSISATDPKWDTSNKKVIDLLAEWLELLGFECEISELKSQQGKYNLLARRGAGSGGLLLSGHTDTVPYDASRWNFDPFTLTEKDNRWYGLGSIDMKGFFAFVLQVLSDLDASKQSRPIMVLATADEETTMNGAREVSRFSNLKPDYCIIGEPTDMHPVYAHKGHMSEVIRITGRSGHSSDPSLGINAIELMHEVISSLMKLKQEFKHKYSNPSFTVPQPTMNFGHIHGGDNANRICGCCELHLDVRPLPGLSVDELYAHLHKATESIQTRYPGSIELISLHHPIPAFEQAPDSALVQLAEKVSQSQARAVNYCTEAPFLQELGCETLVMGPGSIRQAHQPDEYLLTETIEPTQEKLKKLLKSYCFSN from the coding sequence ATGACTGCTCAGGCTTTACCGTCTTTTTTTTCCATGTATCAGCAGCTTATTGCGCTGCCATCCATTAGCGCGACCGATCCTAAATGGGATACCAGCAACAAGAAGGTCATTGACTTATTGGCAGAATGGCTGGAATTACTGGGCTTTGAGTGTGAAATTAGCGAACTGAAAAGCCAGCAGGGAAAGTACAATTTACTGGCGCGGCGCGGCGCCGGTAGTGGCGGATTATTGTTGTCAGGGCACACCGACACAGTGCCTTACGACGCCAGCCGTTGGAACTTTGATCCCTTTACGTTAACCGAAAAAGATAACCGCTGGTATGGCCTTGGCAGCATCGATATGAAAGGCTTCTTCGCTTTTGTCTTACAGGTGTTGAGTGACCTGGATGCTAGCAAACAAAGCCGACCCATTATGGTTCTGGCTACCGCTGACGAGGAAACCACCATGAACGGCGCCCGTGAGGTCAGCCGTTTCTCTAACCTAAAACCCGATTACTGTATCATTGGCGAGCCCACCGATATGCACCCCGTGTACGCACACAAAGGGCACATGAGTGAGGTCATTCGTATTACCGGGCGCTCCGGTCATAGCTCTGATCCGTCATTAGGTATTAACGCGATAGAGCTGATGCACGAAGTCATTTCTTCACTCATGAAATTAAAACAAGAATTTAAGCATAAATATTCAAACCCAAGCTTCACTGTACCACAACCAACGATGAACTTCGGGCACATTCACGGGGGCGACAACGCCAATCGTATTTGCGGCTGCTGTGAGCTGCACTTAGACGTGCGCCCACTACCCGGACTGTCAGTCGATGAGCTCTACGCGCATTTGCACAAGGCCACGGAAAGTATTCAAACCCGCTACCCTGGCTCAATCGAATTGATATCTCTGCACCACCCGATCCCGGCATTTGAGCAAGCGCCCGACTCAGCACTCGTGCAACTCGCTGAAAAAGTCTCACAGTCACAAGCACGAGCCGTAAACTACTGCACCGAAGCGCCTTTTCTGCAAGAGTTAGGTTGCGAAACGTTGGTCATGGGTCCCGGTTCAATTAGGCAGGCTCACCAACCCGATGAGTACTTATTAACCGAAACCATTGAACCCACTCAGGAAAAGCTAAAAAAGTTATTAAAAAGCTATTGTTTTTCCAACTAG
- a CDS encoding methyl-accepting chemotaxis protein: MLRQFSIGTRAIGAFGLIGVFVIILGLFALNRMGAIADRMHVITDKQVPAVEKVNALNNEFLYVNIYSANVYTYLNDPDRLQRYLDRLDSASASLKEAQEEYSSLIEDPEARKLFNEYKALDKKYWQLNKQFLELVNAKLPDVIASLRENSLIPLSTEISAKLNQLQQREMALISDAGDNATSVYESANIAVIIAIIAVVSLLIFFAIMMTKSVVSPISAAVDFAKVIASRDLTQTIDVVGNDEPAQLLRQLIKTRDELRESISTISESSEQLASTSEELSSVTQDSTRTIQQQTEELEQAATAVNELTTAVETVAQDAQNASEASEEANRQAQQGDDRVRQTVRAIEELSQEIGDSSSNVTELAEKVTSITKVLEVIRGIAEQTNLLALNAAIEAARAGESGRGFAVVADEVRSLAHKTQQSTVEIEDMVKAINESSDRSVSTMEKSMERATRTLDVAREAGEALQLIATAVSEINNHNTSIASAAEEQANVARDVDKNLVSIRDLSNSTASGAEQTNASSDELSRLAVDLSELVKRFRV, encoded by the coding sequence ATGTTACGACAGTTTTCTATAGGTACCAGAGCCATTGGGGCATTCGGTCTAATCGGCGTATTCGTTATCATTCTTGGGCTGTTTGCTCTCAATAGAATGGGCGCCATTGCCGATCGCATGCATGTTATTACCGACAAGCAAGTGCCTGCAGTGGAGAAAGTCAATGCACTAAATAACGAGTTTCTTTACGTCAACATATACTCAGCTAACGTTTACACCTATTTAAACGACCCTGACCGTCTGCAACGCTACTTAGATAGATTAGATTCAGCTTCGGCCAGTTTAAAAGAAGCCCAGGAAGAATACAGTTCTCTTATTGAAGACCCTGAAGCACGAAAACTGTTTAACGAGTACAAAGCGCTTGATAAAAAATATTGGCAGCTCAACAAGCAGTTTTTGGAGTTAGTTAATGCAAAACTTCCTGATGTTATTGCATCCCTACGTGAAAACTCATTAATTCCGTTAAGCACAGAAATATCAGCGAAATTAAACCAACTTCAGCAGCGCGAAATGGCGTTAATTAGTGATGCCGGCGATAATGCAACCAGTGTGTATGAAAGTGCCAACATCGCTGTCATCATTGCGATTATTGCGGTCGTCTCGTTACTCATTTTCTTTGCTATTATGATGACCAAAAGTGTCGTCAGCCCAATATCCGCCGCTGTGGATTTTGCAAAAGTCATCGCTTCTCGCGACTTAACTCAAACCATAGACGTTGTCGGCAACGATGAACCGGCTCAGTTACTGAGACAATTGATTAAAACTCGTGATGAATTGCGCGAATCCATCAGTACTATTTCTGAGTCTTCCGAACAGCTGGCGTCAACCTCTGAAGAATTAAGCTCGGTGACACAAGACTCAACTCGCACCATTCAGCAGCAAACAGAAGAACTCGAACAGGCAGCGACTGCCGTTAACGAGTTGACTACCGCTGTCGAAACCGTTGCTCAGGATGCACAAAATGCGTCGGAAGCGTCTGAAGAAGCCAACCGTCAGGCACAACAAGGTGACGATAGAGTTCGCCAAACCGTCAGAGCCATCGAAGAGTTGTCACAAGAGATTGGTGACTCGTCGAGTAACGTTACTGAACTTGCAGAGAAAGTCACCAGCATTACCAAGGTACTGGAAGTTATTCGTGGTATTGCCGAACAAACCAACTTACTGGCACTTAACGCAGCCATTGAAGCCGCTCGCGCTGGTGAATCGGGTCGAGGCTTTGCGGTGGTTGCCGACGAAGTGCGTTCATTGGCTCACAAGACTCAGCAGTCAACCGTTGAAATTGAGGACATGGTTAAGGCCATTAACGAATCCAGCGACCGCTCTGTATCAACCATGGAGAAAAGCATGGAACGAGCGACTCGCACACTCGATGTGGCTCGTGAAGCGGGCGAAGCATTGCAACTTATTGCAACCGCTGTCAGCGAAATCAACAACCATAACACCTCCATTGCCAGCGCCGCTGAAGAGCAGGCCAATGTGGCTCGTGACGTTGATAAGAACCTGGTCAGTATTCGCGACCTGTCTAACTCAACCGCATCGGGCGCCGAGCAGACCAATGCCTCAAGTGATGAGCTCTCGCGCCTGGCAGTTGATTTGAGCGAATTGGTTAAACGTTTCCGAGTTTAG
- a CDS encoding HipA domain-containing protein yields MTGSDKHTLDVYIGTQQKIAELSLVSGTERELAFTYNSEWQANGFAISPHLPLSGDFGQRDVHSYLQNLLPEGKGLDELVLNTTVSRNNTFGLIRAIGQETSGALSFRPPGQTVGETLLRPISNNELAQKLERAKSAAEPITYWDGKTRLSVAGVQDKLNLFESDHELGFAEGELASNRIFKFETGRVPCIAVNEFFTMILAKLSGLNVPEVDFRRYGETPTLVVNRFDRHFDAERRRVRRRHVIDGCQALNLPPSYKYERQFGDTGDGIYIRDGVSFPKLFSVRTNNVLAYQTALVKWMTFNLLTANYDAHGKNISYFVGKNGLELAPFYDLVNVEASIQELQARRKVGQAESISPEIPQVFAMSIGEYDAGNAGNFSKPTTSYMLADLAKTVGLPVTRLQLLMQQTLQSVLGSIDNAKEQVFQCAINDVEKAHIERCMYVIANESKWLQESLSGLPEMEKYV; encoded by the coding sequence ATGACTGGTTCTGATAAACACACGCTCGATGTTTATATTGGCACACAGCAAAAAATTGCGGAGCTTAGCTTAGTTTCCGGCACGGAGCGCGAGCTTGCTTTTACCTACAATAGCGAATGGCAAGCTAATGGTTTTGCGATATCGCCACATTTGCCTTTGAGCGGCGACTTCGGGCAGCGTGATGTTCACAGCTACCTTCAAAACCTGTTGCCTGAAGGTAAGGGGTTAGATGAGCTCGTATTAAACACAACGGTATCCCGGAATAATACATTTGGGCTTATACGAGCGATTGGTCAGGAAACCTCAGGCGCTTTGTCGTTCCGTCCGCCAGGACAAACAGTGGGTGAGACGCTACTACGGCCTATTTCTAATAACGAACTTGCTCAAAAGCTCGAAAGAGCAAAGTCAGCGGCTGAGCCTATTACCTATTGGGACGGCAAGACTCGTTTATCCGTAGCTGGAGTACAGGACAAACTGAACTTATTTGAAAGCGATCACGAACTCGGCTTTGCTGAAGGCGAGTTGGCCTCTAATCGTATTTTTAAATTCGAAACGGGTCGGGTGCCCTGTATTGCCGTGAATGAGTTTTTCACGATGATATTGGCGAAATTATCTGGGCTCAACGTGCCAGAAGTTGATTTCCGGCGCTATGGTGAGACGCCGACTCTGGTTGTTAACAGGTTTGACCGACATTTTGATGCTGAGCGTAGGCGTGTTCGCCGGCGGCATGTTATTGATGGTTGCCAGGCCCTTAACCTACCGCCGTCCTATAAGTACGAACGGCAATTTGGCGATACGGGCGACGGCATTTACATTCGTGACGGTGTGTCTTTTCCTAAATTGTTTTCAGTACGCACCAATAACGTGCTTGCTTACCAGACGGCGTTGGTCAAGTGGATGACCTTTAATTTATTGACGGCTAATTACGATGCTCACGGTAAAAATATCAGTTACTTCGTTGGTAAAAACGGATTGGAGCTTGCGCCTTTTTACGATTTAGTGAATGTCGAAGCCAGTATTCAAGAGCTTCAGGCCAGAAGAAAGGTGGGGCAGGCAGAAAGTATTTCGCCTGAAATTCCTCAGGTCTTCGCCATGTCTATAGGTGAATACGATGCCGGTAACGCAGGCAACTTTAGCAAGCCGACAACCAGCTATATGTTGGCAGACCTTGCAAAAACCGTAGGCTTGCCTGTGACGCGCTTACAGCTGCTAATGCAGCAGACATTACAATCTGTGTTGGGCTCTATAGATAATGCAAAAGAGCAGGTGTTTCAATGCGCCATTAACGATGTTGAGAAAGCGCATATCGAGCGCTGTATGTACGTAATCGCAAACGAATCGAAATGGCTTCAGGAAAGTTTGTCAGGGTTACCTGAGATGGAGAAGTATGTGTAA
- a CDS encoding helix-turn-helix domain-containing protein, whose translation MPDLTLPFSAALLAEAITAKRTAMRLRLVDVAETLSMSRQTLVKIEKGDPRVNFINVLRVMNYLGLSFRIVTDTQQHQGNELREPGNDWF comes from the coding sequence ATGCCTGACTTAACACTACCTTTTTCAGCAGCACTGCTGGCTGAGGCTATTACCGCTAAACGTACGGCAATGCGTTTGCGCTTGGTAGATGTCGCTGAAACTTTGTCGATGTCCAGGCAAACTCTGGTAAAAATCGAAAAGGGCGATCCTCGGGTTAATTTTATTAATGTACTAAGGGTCATGAACTATCTTGGGCTTTCATTTCGAATAGTGACTGACACTCAACAACATCAAGGTAATGAGCTTAGGGAGCCAGGCAATGACTGGTTCTGA
- the aceB gene encoding malate synthase A yields MNNLFQFSQPLDNNAKTLFSDEHQEFLAELVDTFQPRLNELLEKRQQRQAYYDSGALPDFDSNTQDIREGHWKIAELPKDLKKRRLEITGPVDRKMVINALNANVDCYMADFEDSQSPTWDGMVNGQINLRDANTGGMTYTDPSSGKDYKVGENPALLIARVRGLHLPEKHVQRNGQAIPGALMDFALYFLLNYQQRLQQGSGAYYYLPKLEHSDEAKWWADVFHFTEEKFNLKTSTIRATVLIETLPAVFQMHEILYALKDHIAALNCGRWDYIFSYIKTLKAHADRVLPDRQVVSMDKPFLNAYSRLLVKTCHQRGALAMGGMAAFIPSKDPAENEKILAKVHADKTLERDNGHDGTWIAHPGLADTVREIFVDGIKGDNQLHVLREDDNDIDQALLLQPCDGERTETGMRTNIRVSLQYIAAWLNGKGCVPIYGLMEDAATAEISRTSIWQWIRHGKKLSDGTPVTKALFTQLLQEEADVVKKEVGSERWSNEPFEQALTLLENITTADELVDFLTLPGYEQLN; encoded by the coding sequence ATGAACAATCTATTTCAATTTAGTCAGCCGCTTGATAACAATGCGAAAACGTTATTCAGCGATGAGCATCAAGAATTTCTTGCCGAGTTGGTGGATACTTTTCAGCCTCGTTTAAACGAGCTGCTGGAAAAGCGCCAGCAACGTCAGGCTTATTACGACAGCGGCGCCCTGCCCGATTTTGACTCAAACACCCAGGACATTCGCGAAGGCCATTGGAAAATTGCCGAACTGCCGAAAGATTTAAAGAAACGTCGCTTGGAAATCACCGGACCCGTCGACCGCAAAATGGTCATTAATGCACTAAACGCAAACGTCGACTGCTACATGGCCGACTTTGAAGACTCACAGTCGCCCACCTGGGACGGCATGGTGAACGGCCAAATTAACTTGCGCGACGCTAACACTGGCGGCATGACTTACACCGACCCCAGCAGCGGCAAAGATTACAAAGTCGGCGAGAACCCGGCGCTGCTTATTGCCCGGGTTCGTGGGTTGCACCTACCGGAGAAACACGTACAGCGAAATGGGCAGGCTATTCCAGGGGCGCTCATGGACTTTGCTCTGTACTTTTTACTGAACTATCAGCAACGTCTGCAGCAAGGCTCTGGTGCGTATTACTATCTGCCGAAACTCGAGCACAGCGACGAAGCCAAGTGGTGGGCCGACGTTTTCCACTTTACAGAAGAAAAATTCAACTTAAAGACCAGCACCATTCGAGCCACAGTGCTTATTGAAACGCTGCCGGCCGTATTTCAGATGCACGAGATTTTGTACGCCTTAAAAGATCACATTGCCGCACTGAACTGTGGTCGCTGGGACTACATTTTCAGCTACATCAAAACCCTGAAAGCGCACGCCGATCGTGTATTACCTGACCGTCAGGTCGTCAGCATGGACAAACCGTTCTTAAACGCTTATTCGCGCTTATTGGTCAAAACCTGCCATCAACGGGGCGCATTGGCGATGGGCGGCATGGCGGCTTTTATTCCCAGCAAAGATCCAGCTGAGAACGAAAAAATCCTCGCTAAAGTCCACGCCGATAAGACGCTGGAGCGAGACAACGGGCACGACGGCACCTGGATAGCCCATCCCGGTCTTGCCGATACCGTTCGCGAGATCTTTGTTGATGGTATTAAAGGTGACAATCAGCTGCATGTACTGCGCGAAGACGACAATGATATTGACCAAGCGTTATTACTTCAGCCATGTGACGGTGAGCGCACTGAAACAGGCATGCGCACCAACATTCGCGTGTCTCTGCAATACATTGCAGCCTGGTTAAACGGCAAAGGCTGCGTACCAATTTATGGTCTGATGGAAGACGCTGCCACCGCAGAAATTTCCCGCACCTCTATCTGGCAATGGATCCGTCATGGCAAAAAGCTCTCGGACGGCACGCCGGTCACCAAAGCCTTATTCACGCAACTTCTGCAGGAAGAAGCCGACGTCGTAAAAAAAGAAGTGGGTAGCGAGCGCTGGAGTAACGAGCCGTTTGAACAGGCGTTGACACTGCTTGAAAACATCACCACCGCCGACGAGCTGGTCGACTTTTTGACCCTGCCCGGCTACGAACAACTCAACTAA
- the aceA gene encoding isocitrate lyase, which translates to MTTTNLSFAQQVKELQEQWDTDPRWKGVERPYSAEEVVRLRGTVQPEHTYAKNGANKLWQLIHGKAQEKFGKDYVNALGALTGGQAVQQVKAGLQAIYLSGWQVAADNNSACSMYPDQSLYPVDSVPTVVERINNSFARADQIQWSKGVTPEDDNYVDYFAPIVADAEAGFGGVLNAYELMKNMIKAGAAGVHFEDQLASVKKCGHMGGKVLVPTQEAVQKLSAARLAADVAGTPTLIVARTDANAADLLTSDFDPNDKPFITGDRTAEGFYRVKPGIEQAISRGLAYAPYADLIWCETAKPDLDEARQFAEAIHAKYPGKLLAYNCSPSFNWKRNLDDATIAKFQRELAAMGYKFQFITLAGVHNMWYHMFELAHDYARNDMSAYVKLQQQEFEAADKGYTFVAHQQEVGTGYFDELTNVIQGGVSSVTALTGSTEEEQFKTSA; encoded by the coding sequence ATGACAACCACAAACTTATCATTCGCTCAGCAAGTTAAAGAGTTACAAGAGCAGTGGGACACCGACCCACGCTGGAAAGGCGTTGAACGTCCGTACAGCGCCGAAGAAGTCGTTCGCTTACGCGGCACCGTGCAACCTGAACACACCTATGCCAAAAATGGTGCAAACAAACTCTGGCAACTGATTCACGGTAAAGCTCAGGAGAAATTCGGCAAAGACTATGTGAATGCATTGGGCGCATTAACCGGCGGTCAGGCGGTGCAACAAGTGAAAGCCGGCTTACAAGCAATCTACTTGTCAGGCTGGCAGGTTGCTGCCGACAACAACTCGGCGTGCAGCATGTACCCGGACCAGTCCCTGTACCCGGTCGACTCAGTGCCTACCGTGGTTGAGCGCATTAATAACTCGTTCGCCCGCGCTGACCAAATTCAGTGGTCAAAAGGCGTAACACCGGAAGACGACAACTATGTCGACTACTTTGCGCCAATTGTGGCTGATGCCGAAGCCGGTTTTGGCGGTGTACTTAACGCCTACGAACTGATGAAAAACATGATCAAAGCTGGTGCCGCCGGGGTTCACTTTGAAGACCAGTTAGCGTCCGTTAAAAAATGTGGCCACATGGGTGGTAAGGTACTGGTGCCAACACAAGAAGCTGTACAGAAACTTTCCGCCGCGCGTTTAGCCGCTGATGTCGCCGGTACACCAACGCTCATTGTCGCACGTACTGATGCTAACGCCGCCGACTTGCTGACTTCCGACTTTGACCCGAACGACAAGCCATTCATTACCGGTGATCGTACCGCAGAAGGCTTCTATCGCGTTAAACCGGGCATTGAACAAGCCATTTCACGCGGCTTAGCCTATGCGCCATATGCTGATTTAATCTGGTGTGAAACGGCCAAACCGGACTTAGATGAAGCCCGTCAGTTTGCCGAAGCCATTCACGCAAAATACCCAGGTAAGCTGTTAGCCTATAACTGCTCGCCGTCGTTTAACTGGAAACGAAACCTGGACGACGCCACCATTGCCAAGTTCCAGCGCGAATTGGCTGCTATGGGTTACAAATTCCAGTTCATTACCTTAGCGGGCGTGCACAACATGTGGTACCACATGTTCGAACTGGCGCACGACTATGCGCGCAACGACATGTCAGCGTACGTGAAACTGCAGCAACAGGAGTTTGAAGCCGCAGATAAAGGCTACACCTTTGTGGCCCACCAGCAGGAAGTGGGCACTGGATACTTTGACGAGCTTACCAATGTGATTCAGGGCGGCGTGTCATCAGTCACCGCACTGACCGGCTCAACTGAAGAAGAGCAGTTTAAAACCTCCGCGTAA